Proteins encoded by one window of Cystobacter ferrugineus:
- a CDS encoding ABC transporter substrate-binding protein, whose product MRRTSSLLLTALAVLVAACEKKAPPAAPPAAAPAAASKQTPSGSEPILVGQVGSLTGSEATFGVSARQGISLALQEANAAGGVKGQPLALRAYDSQGKPEEAAQAASRLINQDHVVVILGEAASSNSMAMADKAQAAGVPMITPTSTNPAVTRKGDYIFRVCFIDPFQGEVMARFAHDNLHLERVAVLQDNKSAYSVGLADEFRRKFTELGGSVLSTESYSKGDTDFRAQLTTLKKARPEALFIPGYYTDVGIIARQARELGLTLPLLGGDGWDSTRLFELGGEALEGSYYSNHYSEENPDPTLQAFIARYKAAYGQVPDGVGALAYDAARLAIDAMKRAPDLSGPALRDAIAATRDFPGVGGSITLDANRDAVKQAVILKVEGGKARFVTALKP is encoded by the coding sequence ATGCGCCGCACCTCGTCATTGCTGCTCACCGCGCTCGCCGTGCTCGTGGCCGCCTGTGAGAAGAAAGCGCCGCCCGCCGCGCCTCCCGCGGCCGCACCCGCCGCGGCCTCGAAGCAAACCCCCTCGGGCTCGGAGCCCATCCTCGTGGGACAGGTGGGCAGCCTCACCGGCAGCGAGGCCACCTTCGGCGTCTCCGCGCGCCAGGGCATCTCCCTGGCCCTCCAGGAAGCCAATGCCGCGGGTGGAGTGAAGGGCCAACCGTTGGCGCTGCGCGCCTATGACAGCCAGGGCAAGCCCGAGGAGGCGGCCCAGGCGGCCTCGCGCCTCATCAACCAGGACCATGTGGTGGTGATTCTGGGCGAGGCCGCCTCGTCCAACTCGATGGCCATGGCGGACAAGGCGCAGGCGGCCGGAGTGCCGATGATCACCCCCACCTCCACCAACCCCGCCGTCACGCGGAAGGGCGACTACATCTTCCGCGTCTGCTTCATCGATCCGTTCCAGGGCGAGGTGATGGCCCGCTTCGCCCATGACAACCTGCACCTCGAGCGCGTGGCGGTGCTCCAGGACAACAAGAGCGCGTACTCGGTGGGACTGGCGGACGAGTTCCGCCGGAAGTTCACCGAGCTGGGCGGCAGCGTGCTGTCCACCGAGAGCTACTCCAAGGGAGACACGGACTTCCGCGCCCAGCTCACCACGCTCAAGAAGGCCAGGCCCGAGGCGCTCTTCATCCCCGGGTACTACACCGACGTGGGCATCATCGCCCGTCAGGCGCGAGAGCTGGGGCTGACCCTGCCCCTGCTCGGCGGAGATGGCTGGGACTCCACCCGCCTCTTCGAGCTGGGCGGCGAGGCGCTCGAGGGCAGCTACTACTCCAACCACTATTCGGAGGAGAACCCGGACCCGACTCTCCAGGCGTTCATCGCCCGCTACAAGGCCGCCTACGGCCAGGTGCCCGACGGCGTGGGGGCACTCGCCTATGACGCCGCGCGGCTGGCCATCGACGCGATGAAGCGCGCGCCGGACCTGTCGGGCCCCGCCCTGCGTGACGCGATCGCGGCCACCCGCGACTTTCCCGGCGTGGGCGGCAGCATCACCCTGGACGCCAACCGTGACGCGGTGAAGCAGGCGGTGATCCTCAAGGTGGAGGGCGGCAAGGCGCGCTTCGTCACCGCCCTGAAGCCCTAG
- a CDS encoding endonuclease I family protein: MMLRSTTAPLRSASLFPAAVSESRRLTPPPVPARPVHATLDSFQPTARRGPASPGTGSTPTTPPPTSPSPYDGLKDKALIQALHDASAQHKDLGYNQARRIIFTVLDNHDGQVACVYTGREVTTDKIPNANDMNTEHTWPQSKGATGPAKSDLHHLFPTDSKANSIRSSYPFGEVKEVKWSQNGAKFGKDAQGNTVFEPPDAHKGNVARALFYFSTVYDKPIPAGDEAVLKKWNHLDQVDAAEMARNTAIEGYQGNRNPFVDDALLADRIADF; this comes from the coding sequence ATGATGCTGCGCTCGACGACCGCCCCCCTTCGTTCCGCTTCCTTGTTCCCGGCCGCCGTGTCCGAGAGCCGCCGGCTCACTCCGCCCCCGGTTCCGGCGCGGCCCGTCCACGCGACCCTCGACAGCTTCCAGCCCACGGCGCGCCGCGGCCCGGCCTCTCCGGGGACGGGCTCCACGCCCACGACGCCCCCACCCACGTCGCCCTCGCCGTATGACGGGCTCAAGGACAAGGCGCTCATCCAGGCGCTGCATGACGCCTCGGCCCAGCACAAGGACCTCGGCTACAACCAGGCGCGGAGGATCATCTTCACCGTGTTGGACAACCACGATGGCCAGGTGGCGTGTGTGTACACGGGCCGCGAGGTGACCACGGACAAGATTCCCAACGCCAACGACATGAACACCGAGCACACGTGGCCGCAGTCGAAGGGCGCCACGGGCCCGGCCAAGAGCGACCTGCACCACCTCTTCCCCACGGACAGCAAGGCCAACTCCATCCGGAGCAGCTACCCGTTCGGCGAGGTGAAGGAGGTGAAGTGGAGCCAGAACGGCGCGAAGTTCGGCAAGGACGCCCAGGGCAACACCGTCTTCGAGCCGCCCGACGCGCACAAGGGCAACGTGGCGCGCGCCCTCTTCTACTTCTCCACCGTCTACGACAAGCCGATTCCCGCCGGGGACGAGGCGGTGCTCAAGAAGTGGAACCACCTGGACCAGGTGGACGCCGCGGAGATGGCGCGCAACACCGCCATCGAGGGCTACCAGGGCAACCGCAATCCCTTCGTGGATGACGCCCTGCTGGCCGACCGCATCGCGGACTTCTAG
- a CDS encoding putative zinc-binding metallopeptidase: MMPPVQTDLMREKHSTEHGEGRGRLSPQREALLQARIKDLSLRLAGTPLERHIAQLHAELEARGISFKPQCYLSDEWGCPSGVPVIGLPFYLADPNLLSIEADLGGGAESEAEILMYLRHEAGHAFNYAYRLYESEEWLRVFGDYSRPYRDDYKPQPFSRRYVTHISGWYAQKHPDEDFAETFAVWLTPGSDWARRYQGWGALRKLQYVDEIVKRLGRTEPLVNLNTPDLTTEEMEGTVLDHYRQRELDEKVDVELRNAFDQSLEDIFEGPGEAPVRAETLVRAERQRLMALVSQYSGVGRGVVRALVDHLLERTSDMNLTLHPDDSREAICRLVSLVTVLSMNYLYTDRFFEE, encoded by the coding sequence ATGATGCCACCGGTCCAGACCGACCTGATGCGGGAGAAGCACTCCACCGAGCACGGCGAGGGGCGGGGAAGACTGTCTCCCCAGCGCGAGGCCCTGCTCCAGGCGCGCATCAAGGATCTCTCGCTGCGCCTCGCCGGCACGCCGCTCGAGCGCCACATCGCCCAGCTCCACGCGGAGCTGGAGGCGCGGGGCATCTCCTTCAAACCCCAGTGCTACCTGTCCGACGAGTGGGGATGTCCCTCGGGCGTGCCGGTCATCGGCCTGCCGTTCTACCTGGCCGACCCGAACCTGCTCTCCATCGAGGCGGACCTCGGGGGCGGGGCGGAGAGCGAGGCGGAGATCCTCATGTATCTGCGCCACGAGGCGGGCCATGCCTTCAACTACGCCTACCGGCTCTACGAGTCGGAGGAGTGGCTGCGCGTGTTCGGCGACTACTCGCGGCCCTACCGCGACGACTACAAACCCCAGCCCTTCTCACGCCGCTACGTCACGCACATCTCCGGCTGGTACGCCCAGAAGCACCCGGACGAGGACTTCGCCGAGACCTTCGCCGTCTGGCTCACGCCCGGCAGTGACTGGGCCCGGCGCTACCAGGGGTGGGGCGCGCTGCGCAAGCTCCAGTACGTGGACGAGATCGTCAAGCGCCTGGGCCGCACCGAGCCGCTCGTGAACTTGAACACGCCGGACCTCACCACCGAGGAGATGGAAGGCACGGTGCTCGACCACTACCGCCAGCGCGAGCTGGACGAGAAGGTGGACGTGGAGCTGCGCAACGCCTTCGACCAGTCGCTGGAGGACATCTTCGAGGGCCCGGGCGAGGCACCCGTCCGCGCGGAGACGCTCGTGCGCGCCGAGCGCCAGCGGTTGATGGCCCTGGTGAGCCAGTACTCGGGGGTGGGCCGGGGCGTGGTGCGCGCGCTGGTGGACCACCTGCTCGAGCGCACCTCCGACATGAACCTCACGCTGCACCCGGACGACAGCCGGGAGGCCATCTGCCGCCTCGTGTCGCTCGTGACGGTGCTGTCCATGAACTACCTCTACACCGACCGCTTCTTCGAGGAATGA
- a CDS encoding D-alanine--D-alanine ligase family protein yields the protein MSPPSLRIAVLHYQPKDEPADVVTEQVSAALRDAGHTPVLLRVDESLTDLVSQLARSRADLVFNLCETFADDYRLEVNVAAVLELARMPFTGSGTAGLLLAQDKILTKQLLQFHGVLTPRFATFDGMSFEAHGDLSFPLIVKPARSDASMGLGVERDMEGLARRVRMIREEYDDEALAEEFIEGREVYVGVLGDHARPQVLPVVELDFGKKWSRKRMKIADREVKFGPEGPGEPQLVMPKDLSDELRGRIERAAVSAFRALKLRDYARIDFRVSSATNEPYLLEVNPNPYLEAKCEVAMGAREIGLSYPQLIQRIVETAARRYGLDRDERPRAPAPAAEPAPLG from the coding sequence ATGAGCCCGCCTTCCCTGCGCATCGCGGTCCTGCACTACCAGCCCAAGGACGAGCCCGCCGACGTGGTCACGGAACAGGTCTCCGCCGCGCTCCGGGACGCGGGCCACACGCCCGTGCTCCTGCGCGTCGACGAGAGCCTCACGGACCTGGTGAGCCAGCTCGCGCGCAGCCGCGCGGACCTCGTCTTCAACCTGTGCGAGACCTTCGCCGACGACTACCGGCTGGAGGTGAACGTGGCGGCGGTGCTGGAGCTGGCGCGCATGCCCTTCACGGGCTCGGGGACGGCGGGCCTGCTGCTCGCGCAGGACAAGATCCTCACCAAGCAACTGCTGCAATTCCACGGCGTGCTCACGCCCCGCTTCGCCACCTTCGACGGCATGTCCTTCGAGGCCCATGGCGACCTGTCCTTTCCCCTCATCGTCAAGCCGGCCCGCTCGGACGCGTCCATGGGGCTGGGGGTGGAGCGGGACATGGAGGGCCTGGCGCGCCGGGTGCGCATGATTCGCGAGGAGTACGACGACGAGGCGCTCGCGGAGGAGTTCATCGAGGGCCGCGAGGTGTACGTGGGCGTGCTCGGCGACCACGCGCGGCCCCAGGTGTTGCCCGTGGTGGAGCTCGACTTCGGCAAGAAGTGGAGCCGCAAGCGCATGAAGATCGCCGACCGGGAGGTGAAGTTCGGCCCCGAGGGTCCCGGTGAGCCCCAGCTCGTGATGCCCAAGGACTTGTCGGACGAACTGCGCGGGCGCATCGAGCGGGCGGCGGTGAGTGCCTTCCGGGCGCTCAAGCTGCGCGACTACGCGCGCATCGACTTCCGCGTGTCCAGCGCCACCAACGAGCCCTACCTGCTCGAGGTGAATCCCAATCCCTACCTGGAGGCGAAGTGCGAGGTGGCCATGGGGGCGCGGGAGATCGGCCTGTCCTACCCCCAGCTCATCCAGCGCATCGTCGAGACGGCGGCGCGGCGGTACGGACTGGACCGGGACGAGCGCCCGCGCGCTCCAGCTCCCGCCGCCGAGCCCGCGCCCCTGGGCTGA
- a CDS encoding TetR/AcrR family transcriptional regulator translates to MATTRSHRRSKQDASSAPQVPEKEEAILQAMLALVAEHGFHGTSTDMIASRAGVGAGTIYRYFATKDELVLRVYDRIKTLGAALVFQGDAPGQPLRERLHRVWRNTARAQLDNRDACFFLAQFYDSPYVKQVPPETLARFARRMEELLAEAIRAQVVRDMPPAVFEALFFEPVMSLVRMHHLGQVVLDDALLAQVLEGCWNAIRL, encoded by the coding sequence ATGGCTACCACCCGCTCCCATCGCCGCTCCAAGCAGGACGCCTCGTCGGCACCCCAGGTGCCGGAGAAGGAGGAGGCCATCCTCCAGGCGATGCTGGCGCTGGTGGCCGAGCATGGGTTCCACGGCACTTCGACGGACATGATCGCCTCGCGAGCGGGCGTGGGCGCCGGCACCATCTACCGCTACTTCGCCACCAAGGACGAACTCGTCCTGCGCGTCTATGACCGCATCAAGACGCTCGGGGCCGCGCTGGTCTTCCAGGGCGATGCGCCCGGCCAGCCCCTGCGCGAGCGGCTGCACCGCGTGTGGCGCAACACCGCGCGTGCGCAGCTCGACAACCGCGACGCCTGCTTCTTCCTCGCGCAGTTCTACGACTCGCCCTACGTCAAACAGGTGCCCCCCGAGACGCTCGCGCGCTTCGCCCGGCGCATGGAGGAGTTGCTCGCGGAGGCCATCCGCGCCCAGGTGGTGCGCGACATGCCCCCGGCAGTGTTCGAGGCTCTCTTCTTCGAGCCGGTCATGAGCCTGGTGCGCATGCACCACCTCGGCCAGGTGGTGCTCGATGACGCCCTCCTCGCGCAGGTCCTCGAGGGCTGCTGGAACGCCATCCGGCTGTAG
- a CDS encoding SDR family NAD(P)-dependent oxidoreductase, with the protein MTMNAETHPVSRGLLANKIAFITGAGRGIGAASAHLFAREGASVMLASRTESELRSVVEEIRAAGGTADYVVADLSDSSSIQKAVRAVVERYGRLDIAFNNAGTATPPGPLVDVDERHFDQITTVNYKGVWLAMREEIKAIRATARTGAILNNSSVGSLAGNPTLGAYGAAKRAINSLTETAAIECGAEGIRVNAIAPGTTMTEMIQRWVDAEPNILQTLKARTPLGRAAQPHEIAEAAAWLLSDRASYVTGVVMRVDGGIRA; encoded by the coding sequence ATGACGATGAACGCTGAAACCCACCCTGTCTCGCGCGGTCTGCTCGCCAACAAGATCGCCTTCATCACCGGCGCGGGACGAGGCATCGGAGCCGCCTCCGCGCACCTCTTCGCCCGCGAGGGGGCGTCCGTGATGCTGGCGTCCCGGACCGAGTCGGAGCTGCGCTCGGTGGTCGAGGAGATCCGCGCCGCGGGCGGCACCGCCGACTACGTGGTGGCCGACCTGAGCGACTCCTCCAGCATCCAGAAGGCCGTGCGGGCCGTGGTGGAGCGCTACGGCCGCCTGGACATCGCGTTCAACAACGCGGGTACCGCCACCCCGCCGGGGCCGCTGGTCGACGTGGACGAGCGCCACTTCGATCAGATCACCACCGTCAACTACAAGGGCGTCTGGCTGGCCATGCGTGAGGAGATCAAGGCGATCCGCGCCACCGCGCGCACCGGGGCGATCCTCAACAACAGCAGCGTCGGCAGCCTCGCGGGCAACCCCACCCTGGGGGCGTACGGCGCGGCCAAGCGGGCCATCAACAGCCTCACCGAGACCGCGGCCATCGAGTGCGGGGCCGAGGGCATCCGGGTCAACGCCATCGCCCCCGGTACCACGATGACCGAGATGATTCAGCGCTGGGTCGACGCGGAGCCCAACATCCTCCAGACGCTCAAGGCCCGTACGCCACTGGGCCGCGCCGCCCAGCCCCACGAGATCGCCGAGGCGGCCGCGTGGCTGCTCAGTGATCGCGCCTCCTACGTCACGGGAGTGGTCATGCGCGTGGACGGCGGGATCCGCGCGTAG
- a CDS encoding TetR/AcrR family transcriptional regulator, protein MTSGTRSKGTRSSFLEEARRAQIVQCAIDIISTHGYAQASLALIAERAGISKGVISYHFAGKDELIAQVYTEVMTLAAKAVLPRVEQQPGASDKLRVYIEGSIAFIGTHGPHSIALLEIWNGLRTPQGKPVFDARSYEPGLDFLQNIFRQGQAEGEFRRFSPRHMAVAVRSAIDGVLVQRITYGDKVDLEESSRELVDLFHAATAKPAAPTRGSRRPRA, encoded by the coding sequence GTGACGTCGGGAACCCGCTCGAAAGGCACTCGAAGCTCATTCCTCGAGGAGGCTCGCCGCGCGCAGATCGTCCAGTGCGCGATCGACATCATCTCCACCCATGGCTACGCGCAGGCCTCTCTCGCGCTGATCGCGGAGCGCGCGGGCATCAGCAAGGGCGTCATCTCCTACCACTTCGCGGGCAAGGATGAGCTCATCGCGCAGGTCTACACCGAGGTGATGACGCTGGCGGCGAAGGCGGTGCTCCCCCGGGTCGAGCAGCAGCCGGGGGCGAGTGACAAGCTGCGCGTCTACATCGAGGGCAGCATCGCGTTCATCGGGACCCACGGCCCGCATTCGATCGCACTGCTGGAGATCTGGAACGGCCTGCGCACCCCACAGGGCAAGCCCGTCTTCGACGCCCGCTCCTACGAACCGGGCCTCGACTTCCTGCAGAACATCTTCCGCCAGGGCCAGGCCGAGGGAGAGTTCCGGCGATTCTCTCCCCGCCACATGGCCGTGGCGGTCCGCTCCGCGATCGACGGAGTGCTGGTGCAGCGCATCACGTATGGCGACAAGGTCGACCTCGAGGAGTCCTCGCGCGAGCTGGTCGACCTGTTCCACGCGGCCACCGCGAAGCCGGCGGCGCCTACGCGCGGATCCCGCCGTCCACGCGCATGA
- a CDS encoding alpha/beta fold hydrolase: protein MLKSVVVTVVMACVALTGCESPTAPDVPVEPVDGWFTASDGVKLHYLEYAGQGTPVVLLHGYMGTASGAWVAPGFAPALAERHRVILLDQRGHGESDKPHEPSAYGERMATDVIELMDHLEIGRAHIGGYSMGGSMTRVLMARIPERFITAIIGGSGVEETDEALRAAAEALDPKGTDPEEERILEEFARAQEGMPEPDMVAIEAVAAAWTIWWPQPINLTRIDFPVLAVNGEFDNPYSRTTRMTRELKQFENVILPQRSHLTAIVDPLHLQRLVTFIDAHDS, encoded by the coding sequence ATGTTGAAATCAGTCGTGGTCACCGTCGTGATGGCTTGCGTGGCACTCACGGGCTGCGAGAGCCCCACGGCCCCGGACGTCCCGGTGGAACCCGTCGACGGATGGTTCACCGCCAGCGACGGGGTGAAGCTGCACTACCTGGAATACGCGGGGCAGGGCACGCCCGTCGTGCTCCTGCACGGCTACATGGGGACGGCGAGCGGGGCGTGGGTGGCTCCGGGCTTCGCACCGGCCCTGGCGGAGCGTCACCGGGTCATCCTGCTCGATCAGCGGGGACACGGTGAGAGTGACAAGCCGCATGAGCCCTCGGCGTACGGGGAGCGCATGGCCACCGACGTCATCGAGCTCATGGACCATCTGGAGATCGGCCGGGCCCACATCGGCGGCTACTCCATGGGAGGCTCGATGACGCGCGTGCTGATGGCCAGGATTCCGGAGCGATTCATCACGGCCATCATCGGGGGCTCAGGCGTGGAGGAGACCGACGAGGCGCTCAGGGCCGCCGCCGAGGCGCTCGATCCGAAGGGAACGGATCCCGAGGAGGAGCGGATCCTGGAGGAGTTCGCCCGTGCGCAGGAGGGCATGCCCGAGCCCGACATGGTCGCGATCGAGGCCGTGGCCGCGGCTTGGACGATCTGGTGGCCCCAGCCGATCAACCTGACCCGGATCGACTTCCCCGTCCTGGCCGTGAACGGAGAGTTCGACAATCCCTACTCGAGGACGACGCGCATGACGCGTGAGCTGAAGCAGTTCGAGAACGTCATCCTTCCGCAGCGCTCGCACCTCACGGCCATCGTCGACCCGCTGCATCTCCAGCGCCTCGTGACGTTCATCGACGCCCACGATTCGTAA
- a CDS encoding esterase/lipase family protein codes for MNHHLVLVPGFGGFDALGTLRYYEGVTRVLEETPLVLHYFPNLPTASVRTRAEQMLSFLDERWRRKEIRSGDEIHLVGHSTGGLDLRQLLWRYRELEESKDLRRADSVLDVLSHIRSVQFLSTPQRGTNLVRRLNQPLVRALLIRPLLRAFFESTRALRERGTSVSGRLLRRVLLRGKRLESDNWIDALLDTMEGCYSREGAHARALARASYFELLRWLLHMASDSSALSDLSPVHLGDAPPSPAHSDDPESERRFLVEHGIRYASIVTVARPKSERRFDLFNQLYALTAESPDARLGPPRAVQKLLDPRTTQMLSLSDNDGLVNTVSQVWPDAASCYLVDADHADVIGHYQAETAGDTHGALKRYDLLNSASGFDAEAFREMWMRIASFAQGKSYAGSARASRRSSAAPG; via the coding sequence ATGAACCATCATCTCGTGCTCGTACCGGGCTTCGGTGGGTTCGATGCCCTCGGCACCCTGCGCTACTACGAAGGTGTCACCCGTGTGCTGGAAGAGACACCGCTCGTCCTGCACTACTTTCCCAACCTGCCCACCGCCAGCGTGCGCACCCGCGCCGAGCAGATGCTGTCGTTCCTCGACGAGCGCTGGCGGCGCAAGGAGATCCGCTCGGGAGATGAAATCCACCTGGTGGGCCACTCCACCGGCGGGCTCGATCTGCGCCAGCTCCTGTGGCGCTACCGGGAGCTGGAGGAGTCCAAGGACCTGCGCCGCGCGGATTCCGTCCTGGACGTGCTCAGCCACATCCGCTCCGTGCAGTTCCTCTCCACGCCCCAGCGTGGCACGAACCTGGTGCGCCGGCTGAACCAGCCCCTGGTGCGCGCTCTGCTCATCCGCCCCCTGCTGCGCGCCTTCTTCGAGAGCACGCGTGCCTTGCGCGAGCGGGGCACCTCGGTGAGCGGCCGGCTCTTGCGCCGAGTCCTCCTGCGCGGCAAGCGCCTGGAGTCGGACAACTGGATCGACGCGCTGCTCGATACGATGGAGGGCTGCTACTCACGCGAGGGGGCGCACGCGCGCGCGCTGGCCCGCGCCTCGTACTTCGAGCTGCTGCGCTGGCTGCTGCACATGGCCAGCGATTCCTCGGCCCTGAGCGATCTGAGCCCCGTGCACCTCGGCGATGCTCCGCCCAGCCCCGCGCACTCGGACGACCCCGAGAGCGAGCGGCGCTTCCTGGTCGAGCACGGCATCCGTTACGCCTCCATCGTCACCGTGGCGCGGCCGAAGTCGGAGCGCCGGTTCGACCTCTTCAACCAGCTCTACGCGCTCACGGCCGAGTCACCGGACGCGCGGCTGGGCCCGCCGCGGGCCGTGCAGAAGCTGCTGGATCCCCGGACCACGCAGATGCTCTCGCTGAGCGACAACGACGGGCTCGTCAACACCGTGTCCCAGGTGTGGCCGGACGCGGCGTCGTGCTACCTCGTCGACGCGGACCACGCGGACGTCATCGGGCACTACCAGGCGGAGACCGCCGGGGACACGCACGGTGCCCTCAAGCGCTACGATCTGCTCAACTCCGCCTCGGGCTTCGACGCGGAAGCCTTCCGGGAGATGTGGATGCGGATCGCCTCGTTCGCCCAGGGGAAGTCCTACGCCGGATCCGCCCGCGCGTCGCGCCGTTCGTCCGCGGCACCGGGATAG
- a CDS encoding DUF2809 domain-containing protein: MPDPSPHGPSSRSRVLLVPCLLLLVMLGLGSRSAVARQVLPGFVTEYAGDTLWATLVYVGILLLWPRLSVGRAAAGALGFSLVIELSQLFHPPWLDALRANPFVALVLGRGFLVSDLFCYAVGVALGVGLDVGLLSRTARERP, translated from the coding sequence ATGCCGGACCCTTCTCCGCACGGCCCCTCCTCACGCTCGCGCGTGCTGCTGGTGCCGTGCCTGCTGCTCCTCGTCATGTTGGGACTGGGCTCGCGCTCCGCGGTGGCCCGTCAGGTGTTGCCGGGCTTCGTCACCGAGTACGCGGGCGACACGCTGTGGGCCACCCTCGTCTACGTGGGGATTCTGCTGCTCTGGCCCCGGCTCTCCGTGGGGCGCGCCGCGGCGGGCGCCCTGGGCTTCTCCCTGGTGATTGAACTCAGCCAGCTCTTCCATCCCCCCTGGCTCGATGCGCTCCGGGCCAACCCCTTCGTCGCCCTGGTGCTGGGGCGTGGGTTCCTCGTGTCGGATCTCTTCTGCTACGCGGTGGGCGTGGCGCTCGGGGTGGGGCTCGACGTGGGGTTGTTGTCCCGGACCGCTCGAGAGCGGCCGTGA
- a CDS encoding DUF2019 domain-containing protein has translation MKPEDLAEEFARNVSAQTDSIWSGDARTGNKHAKRYIAAFKRLQEHGDTGRDALALLLKHPRMDVRVKAALYLLSERPSQALPVLEEAAKSEGMIPFEAAQVLKYWNEGTWSLDVD, from the coding sequence ATGAAACCAGAGGATCTGGCGGAAGAATTTGCTCGGAACGTATCAGCGCAGACGGATTCAATCTGGAGCGGAGACGCAAGAACAGGGAATAAGCACGCCAAGCGTTACATCGCGGCATTCAAGAGGTTGCAGGAGCACGGCGACACGGGGCGGGATGCGCTGGCTCTCCTTCTCAAGCACCCACGAATGGATGTGCGCGTGAAAGCAGCGCTCTACCTGCTTTCAGAGCGGCCGTCTCAAGCATTGCCCGTTTTGGAGGAAGCAGCGAAGAGCGAGGGCATGATTCCTTTTGAAGCTGCCCAGGTGCTGAAATATTGGAACGAGGGCACATGGAGTTTGGACGTTGACTAA
- a CDS encoding SMI1/KNR4 family protein, translating to MIPTPISALLEEVSRDHFPYPPATPDELDDFEQRVGWRLDPDLRAFYLHCNGAELIERLPDTPYRILPLSKIVRARVAIYGQDDDKWGPASMFTLCDVQDGDYVLVDVSRQENGRYPLMDGYHEAWPNAEYCGPVASSFAEFLEAAMRSRRPVYWLGGK from the coding sequence ATGATTCCCACCCCGATCAGTGCCCTGCTTGAGGAAGTCTCGCGCGACCACTTCCCGTACCCTCCCGCCACGCCCGATGAACTCGATGACTTCGAGCAGAGGGTGGGTTGGCGGCTGGATCCGGACCTACGGGCCTTCTATCTGCACTGCAACGGAGCGGAGTTGATTGAGCGGTTGCCGGACACGCCTTACCGCATCCTGCCCTTGTCCAAGATCGTCCGAGCCCGGGTTGCCATCTACGGCCAGGACGACGACAAGTGGGGTCCAGCCTCGATGTTCACTCTCTGTGACGTCCAGGACGGGGACTATGTCTTGGTGGACGTGAGCCGCCAGGAGAACGGCCGTTACCCCCTCATGGACGGCTACCATGAGGCGTGGCCGAACGCGGAGTACTGCGGGCCCGTGGCCAGCTCCTTCGCGGAGTTCCTGGAGGCGGCAATGCGCTCCCGACGCCCGGTGTACTGGCTGGGCGGGAAGTAG
- a CDS encoding SUF system Fe-S cluster assembly regulator: MLRMSKMTDYGIVLLTELARASGETRTAKELAACTHVPLPSVSKVLKGLQGSGLLVSHRGASGGYGLSRPAQGILLTEIIAALEGPVAFTECGAHGTPHASGPCELETVCRVRGHWRIINRALQDALGRLTLADLCAPVSRLSPMADHPAAPSPAPIPVTLRGTPS, translated from the coding sequence ATGCTCCGGATGAGCAAGATGACCGACTACGGCATCGTGCTGCTGACCGAGCTGGCGCGCGCCTCGGGCGAGACGCGCACGGCGAAGGAACTGGCGGCATGTACCCACGTGCCCCTGCCCTCGGTGAGCAAGGTGCTCAAGGGCCTGCAGGGCTCGGGGCTCCTCGTGTCCCACCGGGGCGCGAGCGGGGGCTACGGCCTGTCCCGTCCCGCCCAGGGCATCCTCCTCACGGAGATCATCGCCGCGCTCGAGGGCCCGGTCGCCTTCACCGAGTGCGGCGCCCATGGCACCCCGCACGCCAGCGGGCCGTGCGAGCTGGAGACCGTCTGCCGCGTCCGTGGCCACTGGCGCATCATCAACCGCGCCCTCCAGGACGCGCTCGGCCGGCTGACCCTGGCCGACCTCTGTGCCCCCGTCTCGCGTCTCTCACCCATGGCGGATCACCCCGCCGCTCCTTCCCCGGCCCCCATCCCGGTCACCCTGCGAGGAACCCCTTCATGA